The following coding sequences lie in one Halarsenatibacter silvermanii genomic window:
- a CDS encoding HD-GYP domain-containing protein, with the protein MAAKGSNKKIDIDKLKPGMTIAEDIGSEFGAVLIPSGTVLTEEVINRLEDRGRSEVEIFTEAEEERKSNLEKVKEKERDYRKSVIKFAEKFEKFMYKRRVEYDDVLELTEKTSKLSEEMDLVDVLTAIRRVDEYTYTHSLNVGILAGMFAEWINLSSERKNNLVQAGIFHDIGKAKIPESILKKPDALTKKEFEFMKQHSVFGFRMVKESQQIEDEVAAGILTHHERYDGSGYPRQYEGEKIPLFGRVLAIVDAFDAMTADRVYQRARPLFYAIKVVEEESFGHFDYKLKEVFLRKIPNYLVDERVKLNNKKEARIIFIPPSHPYHPIIKVDDLYLDLKKNPGLEIVEIIKE; encoded by the coding sequence TTGGCGGCAAAAGGGAGCAATAAAAAAATTGATATCGATAAATTAAAGCCTGGAATGACCATAGCCGAAGATATTGGCAGCGAATTTGGAGCGGTGCTGATCCCTTCGGGAACTGTCCTGACAGAAGAGGTGATCAACCGGCTTGAAGATAGAGGGAGATCTGAAGTTGAGATTTTCACCGAGGCTGAAGAAGAAAGAAAAAGTAATTTAGAAAAGGTCAAAGAAAAAGAACGCGATTACAGAAAAAGCGTGATAAAGTTCGCTGAGAAATTTGAGAAGTTTATGTACAAACGCAGAGTGGAATATGACGATGTTCTGGAGCTCACAGAAAAAACCAGTAAATTATCCGAAGAGATGGACCTTGTCGATGTTCTGACCGCTATTAGAAGAGTTGATGAATACACCTATACTCATTCTCTCAATGTCGGCATTCTGGCGGGCATGTTCGCCGAATGGATCAACCTTTCCTCCGAAAGAAAAAATAATCTCGTTCAGGCCGGTATTTTTCACGATATCGGCAAAGCAAAAATCCCCGAATCAATTCTAAAAAAGCCCGATGCTCTGACAAAAAAAGAATTCGAATTTATGAAGCAGCATTCAGTCTTTGGTTTTAGAATGGTCAAAGAGAGTCAGCAGATAGAGGATGAAGTCGCCGCGGGAATACTGACTCACCATGAAAGATATGATGGATCCGGCTATCCCCGTCAGTATGAGGGGGAAAAGATACCGCTCTTTGGGCGTGTTCTGGCAATAGTCGATGCCTTCGATGCGATGACGGCGGATAGAGTTTACCAGAGAGCCCGCCCGCTTTTTTATGCTATCAAAGTTGTTGAGGAGGAGTCCTTCGGTCATTTTGATTATAAATTGAAAGAAGTCTTTTTAAGGAAGATACCCAACTATTTGGTCGATGAAAGGGTTAAACTGAATAACAAAAAAGAAGCCCGGATAATTTTTATTCCTCCCTCTCATCCCTATCATCCGATAATCAAAGTCGATGACCTGTATCTCGATCTGAAAAAGAACCCCGGCCTGGAAATCGTCGAAATCATCAAAGAATAA